The genomic segment ccacacctggccacaaaCTCAATTTTTTGTATGTGTCCGTAGATTAATCTGGCCTCATTCCTTTGCATTTAGACTCCATTGGCCAAggtattctttttcctttgtttgttccACTGTTCTACATAGTCAAGTCCTTAATGTGAAAGTACAGCAGGTCAGGCTTGGGTGGGCTGTGAATAAGTGAAAATCAAGGTCTgtgtgggtgggggatgggcttgtggggtggcaggggaggggtgcaTGGGGCTGAGGCCAGATTGGATTATTGGAATATTTTGCGTGATGGGCAAGGCTCTAGACTCTATGAGTTCAGGGGCACAAAGAGAGACCAGAGAAATACCTTCTCCATCAGCATTATATGTCATCGTTTGAAATTCCTTCCTCTGACTCGGGATTTTTTGCTCATTAAAAGGAGAGACACTGCTTATCACTCAAAGAACTCACCGAGGCATCTGGAGACCTGGGCTTtgagctctgagcctcagtttctctgcttCCTGACTCTCCATACAGTGATGGGAATGTATGACCAGTAATGACTGCTTAACCCTTAAGGAGATACAGACCCTTCTGAACCTGGGATGGAAGTTATAGATACTTTCATGTACACACAGAAATTCTTAGCCCCTTGACCAAGAATGCCACAATGAGAAGCACTCGGAGGCCCTCCTGCCTGCAGGAGTCTGTATGTCCATGCCATGGCTCGGCGAGGAACAGCTGCACGCGTTCACACAGCGCTGTGCGGTGCCCTCGCGTCCATTCTCCCGCCTGCTCCTCACAGCAGCCCGAGAGCGGGGCAGACGTTATCATCCCCActtaacagatgaggaagctgaagcttgGAGGCCTCAAGCTTCATTCAAGGTCAAACTGTTAGTTAGTGGTCCTTAGACATTCATATACTGACCAGCACCCATGCCCCGTGTCTCCAcattctacacacacacacatttatccgTATTTATCATCATCTTCAAACACCCAAACGTTCATGAATTTGCCTCCGTTCCCAGATCACCACTGTGCCTGAGGAAGCATCTGGATCTCACACCTTTTAGCTCAAAGTGCATGCTAAGTTTTCTGGAACCCACTCAAGGCCACCCAGTGTTTCTTTGTGGAAACTGGGACTCACACCCAGAAGGCTGGCCCCAGGCATGGGCTGAGCCCCAGCAGCCTCTCCCAGCAGACAGGACGTGGTGCAGACacatcatttccttttattggGAAGGTGGTTTGAATTAAACCTAGACGAAGCACATGTGAAAGGGTTAACAAAGGGCCAGGTTGCTGGCAGTGGTGACAGGGCCAGGTATGGGAGGGGAAGGGCTGAGCCTTCCCTGCAGTCCTTCCTGGCAGGTGAGCCTGTGGTGTGGTCCTGACTCTGCTGGCTGCTGCTCCTTCCTGAAAGCCACCATGTTTGTGGCCTCAGCATCTTCCCCCAGGTTCAGGCCTATTTATTTGTTCTCAGTCCTTCTCTGATCCTCCGGACAAGGCTATGTTCACCCAGCACGTTCAGGTGCTGCAGACAGATAAGATGCAGTTCCTGCCCTAAGGAACCTGTAGGAGGAACCTGTATGACCTTGAAAAGCTTATTGACTAAGGAAGGAGACAGCCAGGAATGACAGACGGGAACACAGTGAGTGCCGTACAAGGCCGCTGAGGCATGGCCAGTGATGGAGGTCGGGAAGACCACCTGCCTGGGAGAGTAGCCAGCACTGACCTGTGGAATCTGGGAACGCATCCTAGGGGTGAGTGCATTGGAGCTGGACTTGGAAGTATGGGGAAGATCTGGGTAAGACCGAGAACACTCCAGGTGGGGGGAATTGCttgagcaaaggcacagaggtaggGAGTATGGGGGAGGCAAAGAGGCTGCTGGCCAGAGCAGAGGGAGCCTGAGTTGGGTACGTGATGATGGGGTTCAAAGCCAAGCCACTGTTGGCACTGCACATTGACATTGGCTTAAAACTAGCTGGTGTCAGTGAGGTGACCCTAATAGTGTGTGCTCTTTCTCCTTGCAGAGGCCATGTCACTGAAACATTATCTACTTTTGCTGGTGGGCTGCCACGCCTGGGGTGCAGGGTTGGCCTACTACGGCTGCCCGAGCGAGTGTACCTGCTCCCGGGCCTCCCAGGTGGAGTGCACCGGGGCGCGCATTGTGGCAgtgcccagccctctgccctggAACGCCATGAGCCTGCAGATCCTCAACACGCACATCACTGAACTTGGCGAGTCCCCATTCCTCAACATCTCAGCCCTCATCGCCCTGAGGATCGAGAAGAATGAGCTGTCACATATCATGCCCGGGGCCTTCCGCAACCTGGGCTCACTGCGCTATCTCAGCCTCGCCAACAACAAGCTTCAGGTTCTGCCTATCGGCCTCTTCCAGGGCCTGGACAACCTGGAGTCTCTCCTCCTGTCCAGCAACCAGCTGTTGCAGATCCAGCCGGCCCACTTCTCCCAGTGCAGCAACCTCAAGGAACTGCAGTTGCATGGCAACCACCTGGAATACATCCCTGATGGCGTCTTCGACCACCTGGTGGGACTCACTAAGCTCAATCTGGGCAAGAACAGCCTCACCCACATCTCACCCCGGGTCTTCCAGCACCTGGGCAACCTCCAGGTCCTCCGGCTGTATGAGAACAGGCTCTCAGATATCCCCATGGGCGCTTTTGACGGGCTCGGCAACCTCCAGGAACTGGCCCTCCAGCAGAACCAGATTGCCATGCTCTCCCCCGGCCTCTTCCACAACAACCGCAACCTCCAGAGACTCTACCTGTCCAACAACCACATCTCCCAGCTGCCCCCTGGCATCTTCATGCAGCTGCCGCAGCTCAACCGTCTCACACTCTTTGGGAACTCCCTGAAGGAGCTCTCTCCCGGGGTCTTCGGGCCCATGCAAAACCTGCGAGAGCTTTGGCTTTACGACAACCACATCGCTTCTCTGCCTGACAACGTCTTCAGCAACCTCCACCAGCTGCAGGTCCTGATCCTCAGCCGCAACCAGATCAGCTTCATCTCCCCCGGTGCCTTCAACGGGCTGACGGAGCTTCGAGAGCTGTCCCTCCACACCAACGCGCTGCAGAACCTGGACGGGAACGTCTTCCGCATGTTGGCCAACCTGCAGAACATCTCCCTGCAGAACAACCACCTCAGACAGCTCCCGGGGAATATCTTCGCCAACGTCAATGGCCTCATGACCATCCAGCTGCAGAACAACCAGCTGGAGAACCTGCCTCTGGGCATCTTCGATCACTTGGGGAACCTGTGTGAGCTGCGGCTCTACGACAACCCCTGGAGGTGTGACTCAGACATCCTTCCGCTCCGCAACTGGCTCCTGCTCAACCAGCCCAGGTTAGGGACGGACACCCTCCCGGTGTGTTTCAGCCCAGTCAATGTCCGAGGCCAGTCCCTCGTTGTCATCAACATCAACGTTGCTGTCCCCAGTGTCCCTGAGGTGCCCAGCTACCCAGACACACCAGCGTACCCAGACACACCCAGCTACTTCGACACCACATCCATCTCTTCTACCACTTCATTAACCAGCCCCATGGAAGACTACACTGATCTGACCACCATCCAGGTCACTGAGGACCGCGGCACGTGGGGTATGACCCGGGCCCAGAGCGGGCTGGCCATTGCCGCCATAGTCATTGGCATCATTGCCCTGGCCTGCTCCCTGGCTGCCTGcatttgctgttgctgctgcaaGAAGAGGAGCCAGGCGGTCCTGATGCAGATGAAGGCGCCCAATGAGTGTTAGAGAGGCAGGCTGGAGCCGGGCTGGGGAGTGGTGGGACTGGAGGGTCTAGGAATTTCATCTTTCTGCTTCCACCCCTGGGTCCACAGAGCTATCCCCTGATCACTCCTTCTGGGCCCTGGAGAAAGGTGCCCTCAACCATTCCTGACTTGCTGTGTTCTCCTGTAGAATCAGGTCTTGCAGGACCTCCTTACCACCAGGGAGACCCACTGGCCAAGGCCAAATCCCTGGGGGATTTCCAACTCACATCCCTGGGGCTCCTTCAAGTGGGCTtctcctccacatcctcactgccTGTGCTCCAAGAACAACCCTCCCTGCACCCAggccccttcctggcctctgtggACTCAGTCATTGCAAAGCCTGCTCACTTTTTGGGAATAGTTCTCCGCCAAGACAGCCCTCTCctcaaagtattaatagtatgtaaGTTGATTTCCCTTCTTTTGCACCTCTTGTCTGTGCTGTGGCTTGATCCCTCAAATGAAAGTTCTCAGCTTGATTTTCTGCTCCTGGGGGCAGGGTGAGTTCTCACCTCAAAGAAGACTTCAACCCATTTAGCCGATTTCTTACCCACTGCTGAGTGCCCTGCCTTTGctgtgaaagagagaaagaaaaaccataCTGCTCAGTTCCTGGAGACAGAGCCGTCATCAGCATCTCTCCTGTGACTTTCATCTGGAAGGCACCAGCACAACAAGTTCAGCCTTTTAGAGAATGATATTTCCAAACTGCAAACTTTGCTTCAAAAATTTTAGCCCTTTAAGGAATAAAATCATGTAGAATTTCAGACttctaaaaacatgaaaatcagcTTATTGGTACTGGATGGAGAATGAAATCTGGTACCTGGGGATCCTTGTGTTCAcccctagggtttttttttttaactttatattgaAGTGCACACGCAGAACAGTGGGAACATAACGGTGTCCAGCACGATGGTGAGTTGTCACACACTGAACACACCCGTGTAATCAGCATCCAGATCAGGAAGAAAAAACTTCACAAGTGTCCCCACCCCAAGCTTTTCCTGGAGAATACTGGTGTTTCTGGAGATGGCATGGACTTACCTGGGACCTGGCGCCCCATGAGCCAGGGTGGGTCCCTCACAGCCCCCCACAGCCAGCCCGAGCAAAGGCCCAGCTGCCCGCAGTGGAGGAGATGTGGGATGCACAGGACAGGAGACACTCGCCTGGACGGGAGACCTTGTCAAACCCTGAGGCGCCGAGACCTGCGGCACCCAGGCGGCCCAGGCCAGGAGCATGCTGACTACCGGGGCCCGTGCAAACGCACCCCTCCCTGCCAACACGCCATCTGCCGCTCATTGGCGGCCCCTCTGCCTGGGGCCTTTTATGGGCATGACATGCCTGTAtctgttttcaattttcattCTCCATTTGGGGGAAGTGAAATAGCTCAGAGATGAGATCCTTTAAGTGAAAGGCCAAGTGTAATGGAATCTAGCAATCTCTCTAACGCCGTGGTAAAACCCTCCATCAACGTTGCAGTCAGCTAGCAGCTAAACTTCAGAACTTTCATCTACAGCAGGCAATGTCAGGGTATACCGACAGGTCACACTGGGTCTGGGGGTGCTCTGGAGCTCCCTTTGCCTGTGGTCTGGTTATGAGAGTTGAGTTGCTCTGGGTTCTTCTCCTCCCTGAGCTACAGTGAGGTGAACACCAGCCTTTGCTGTCCCTCTCGCTACACACATACTCACCCACAGTCGGAGAAAGTGCTCACGGCGACGCATGTCTTTTTCTGGACAGCCGGTCCGCCAGTTTAGAAGTAAAAACAGTGAAATGGAGGACTTTGGGTCCCATGTCTGCCCAGGAAAGAAGTTCAGCTGACTCTGCAGGGAGCGGGAGATCCAGTGCCCGTCCTGAGCGGCTCTTGCTAGTTCCCTGTGTTCCGCAAGACAGCTGTGAAGTCCTCTGGGCCTTACAGCATTATGCTGACAGGGTGACCAGGTTTCCCCCCAGTCCCTGGACAAAAAGGGCCCAGGAAGGGACGTTTGTAAACACTAGTGCATGTTGTAGCTTTTTGCTCTCTGTCCTAGGGAACCTGGGAGAGGTGGGGCCTGTCAGAGTCAAGAGATTTCATCTCCCCAAGGCAAATCCGGGTCCTCAAGGTATTTTCAGAATATCTGTAGCAACTGGAGGACATGTACAAGCCTTGCCAGGACCTAGAAGGAAGTGAGCCCAGAGCCTGGGGCATCATTCCACTGACAGTGGCCTACGACATCGGTCCTGGGGCCAACAGGGGCAGCCCAGCCTGTTCTCCTAAAGACAGGAAGCACGGCTCAGCGCCATGTCCCTTGTACCCAGAACTGTCAGGTGCTCCTGGTGAGCTGACTCCGGGCTCCAGCATCTCTTCGTGCATAGGCACAAATGGGATAGGGACGGAGAGAGGTAGGAACCCTCCTCATCCAGTGTCCCCCCTGCCAATCCTAACTCAGAACCCCTGGGCATTAGCCGTGATACTGGGGTACCTTCCTCTCCGGCCCAAAGGCTGGCCTGAGGCAGCTGTCCTCAGATAACGCCAGCCAGAAGCACAGCGCTTGGGCGAGGGGTGGGGACCCTTTGTGCGAACCCTCTGAGCctgcctcttcctttctcccatcaGAGTGATTGGATGGAGCgtccagcctcctcttcctctgcaagCCCTTCAACCTCTCTGAACCACCCGCCAGAGAGCTGCCAGAAAAGCTGGGTAGAGTCTCTTTTCCAACAGGATGATGCATTTTCTCAATTCTCAGGGCTGGAATAAGCCCCTTGGTCCCCGCAAAGCTGGAGTAGGGTATAGAATTCGGTTTGCTTCCCCTCTGTTCACTGGCTCCTGGCCAGTTCCACCCCCTTGTGGAGTGTGAGGGGGGTGGAATGTTGGGGAAAGATAACAAAAGCCAGTTAgaaggacttttctttttaaagtgcttACTGTGCACAAGCACCCTTCAAAGCACTGAACGGGCATTCTTTTTAACCCTCCAACACTCCTGCGACATGAGCACTACCATCGCCCCCTTGTGGTAGGGTACAGAACCGCCTGCTCTTCCGCACATCATTCAGTAGGCTGTGGATTTTACTTCTCTCTTCAAAATTCATGCAAGAAAGGCCTGTCTTGGGCTTTCATCATTAAACCAAAGAAAATTGGGAGTCACTCTTCTGTTCTCCCCGTAGTCTCAGCCATTGGAACCTCACTTGGACCAAATGCTTTGTAAATACAGAAAAGACTAAACTCACCCACCCATGCCAGAAAACTGGCCCCTCTCTTGGGAATTGCTGGGCTGTGTGTGTCGTTCCTCTCTGTAGAATTTAGAGGTACGACACAGTTCCTAGAGCTTTTCATGGGCGACAACACGACTTCCACAGCCTTTCAGATGTCCATGCAGGGCTGTTCCAGGTGGACTTCCAAACG from the Eulemur rufifrons isolate Redbay chromosome 7, OSU_ERuf_1, whole genome shotgun sequence genome contains:
- the LRRC15 gene encoding leucine-rich repeat-containing protein 15 → MSLKHYLLLLVGCHAWGAGLAYYGCPSECTCSRASQVECTGARIVAVPSPLPWNAMSLQILNTHITELGESPFLNISALIALRIEKNELSHIMPGAFRNLGSLRYLSLANNKLQVLPIGLFQGLDNLESLLLSSNQLLQIQPAHFSQCSNLKELQLHGNHLEYIPDGVFDHLVGLTKLNLGKNSLTHISPRVFQHLGNLQVLRLYENRLSDIPMGAFDGLGNLQELALQQNQIAMLSPGLFHNNRNLQRLYLSNNHISQLPPGIFMQLPQLNRLTLFGNSLKELSPGVFGPMQNLRELWLYDNHIASLPDNVFSNLHQLQVLILSRNQISFISPGAFNGLTELRELSLHTNALQNLDGNVFRMLANLQNISLQNNHLRQLPGNIFANVNGLMTIQLQNNQLENLPLGIFDHLGNLCELRLYDNPWRCDSDILPLRNWLLLNQPRLGTDTLPVCFSPVNVRGQSLVVININVAVPSVPEVPSYPDTPAYPDTPSYFDTTSISSTTSLTSPMEDYTDLTTIQVTEDRGTWGMTRAQSGLAIAAIVIGIIALACSLAACICCCCCKKRSQAVLMQMKAPNEC